From one Bacteroides intestinalis DSM 17393 genomic stretch:
- a CDS encoding class I SAM-dependent methyltransferase → MKKKYEFKSVVAETLLIPLYMRAKESRRKDAILRDLQAEQLVESIEYDYSKFDGAKLSAIGCVVRGLYFDNTIRHFIATRKNPIIVNVGCGLDTRYQRIEEHDKAIFYEMDLPEVIDLRRDLLPEPAGDHYIAGSLLETQWMDDLRKKHPEGEFVIVIEGVLMYFYEKQVRQLLTRLADRFSGGEVWFDVCGPMMANSKYIKPDSLRGHEAQIRSGLKDGHEVENWEPRLQLIDQALYQRFFPKRWGFGGRLIGLFPDICRKFSSLLGYKIK, encoded by the coding sequence ATGAAAAAGAAATATGAATTTAAGAGTGTAGTAGCTGAAACACTGCTGATACCTCTTTACATGAGAGCCAAAGAAAGTCGCCGGAAAGATGCCATCTTGCGTGATCTGCAAGCCGAACAACTGGTAGAAAGTATTGAATATGATTACTCTAAATTTGATGGTGCCAAATTGAGTGCCATAGGATGTGTCGTACGTGGATTATACTTTGATAATACCATCCGACATTTCATTGCCACACGAAAAAATCCGATAATAGTGAATGTAGGTTGCGGACTGGATACCCGCTATCAACGTATTGAAGAACACGACAAAGCCATATTTTATGAAATGGATTTACCCGAAGTAATCGACTTGCGACGTGATTTACTACCGGAACCTGCGGGCGATCATTACATAGCCGGTTCTTTGTTAGAAACCCAATGGATGGATGATCTCCGCAAAAAGCATCCCGAAGGAGAGTTTGTCATTGTTATCGAAGGTGTACTGATGTATTTCTATGAAAAGCAAGTACGACAATTACTCACCCGATTGGCCGACCGATTCAGTGGTGGTGAAGTATGGTTTGATGTGTGCGGACCTATGATGGCAAACTCCAAGTATATTAAACCCGACTCACTACGGGGGCACGAAGCACAAATCCGCTCCGGCCTGAAAGACGGGCATGAGGTGGAAAACTGGGAACCACGCCTGCAACTTATCGACCAGGCCCTCTACCAGAGATTCTTTCCCAAAAGATGGGGATTCGGCGGAAGGCTAATAGGGCTATTCCCGGATATTTGCAGGAAGTTCAGTTCGCTGTTGGGGTACAAAATTAAATAA
- a CDS encoding LytR/AlgR family response regulator transcription factor, with product MRVLIVEDETAAYENLVDILGEVSYDIQIVGNTESVTQTIHWLQSNPAPDLIFMDIHLSDGSAFTIFDKMELETPIIFTTAYDRYAIEAFKVNSIDYLLKPVKVEDVKQALDKYKKLTHQDVIHYLSKLTQLMPTPKYKDKLLIPYKDKLLPIGLKEVSCFYTADKNTCIYLKDGNMYPYSKTLEQIMASLNPADFIRANKQFIIARNSVTDITIWFDNRLLVTLDVETPGRIYISKNKASEFKSWIVNNT from the coding sequence ATGAGAGTGTTGATTGTAGAAGACGAGACTGCCGCTTATGAGAATCTGGTGGATATTCTTGGTGAAGTCTCTTATGATATTCAAATAGTCGGTAATACGGAAAGCGTGACCCAAACCATTCATTGGCTGCAATCGAATCCTGCACCGGATTTGATATTTATGGATATTCATTTATCGGACGGTTCGGCATTTACCATTTTTGATAAAATGGAGTTGGAAACTCCTATTATTTTCACGACGGCTTATGACAGATACGCCATAGAAGCTTTCAAGGTGAATAGCATTGATTATTTGCTAAAACCTGTCAAGGTGGAAGATGTAAAACAGGCGCTGGATAAATACAAAAAACTGACGCACCAGGATGTGATTCACTACTTATCTAAATTGACTCAACTGATGCCGACTCCTAAATATAAAGACAAGTTATTAATTCCATATAAAGATAAGCTGTTACCTATTGGCTTGAAAGAAGTTTCATGCTTTTATACAGCGGATAAAAACACCTGTATCTACTTGAAAGACGGGAATATGTATCCATACTCCAAAACACTGGAACAGATAATGGCTTCTCTGAATCCGGCAGATTTCATCCGGGCGAATAAGCAATTCATCATAGCAAGGAATAGCGTGACGGATATAACGATCTGGTTTGATAACCGTTTGCTGGTAACATTGGATGTAGAAACTCCCGGACGTATCTATATCAGTAAGAACAAAGCGTCCGAGTTCAAGTCCTGGATAGTGAATAACACGTAA
- a CDS encoding aldo/keto reductase, with translation MKYRELGKSGLKVSALGLGCMGMSHGYGAAADKKKMINLIHQAIEKGITFFDTAEVYGPYTNEELVGEALESYRKDVVIATKCGIQMVDGKQIVIGKPEIIRSSIEGSLRRLRTDHIDLYYLHRVDPDVPIEKVAETMKELKQEGKILHWGLSEAGVQTIRRAHQVYPLTAIQSEYSMWWREPEKELLPTFEELGIGFVPFSPLGKGFLTGNISKDTQFGKDDFRSIVPRFTAENLNANQVIVDFVRKLAEEKNVTPAQIALAWVLAVKPWIAPIPGTTKLKRLKENIQSINVEISPEELTRINDTLNSIPVSGDRYPAELAKRVGK, from the coding sequence ATGAAATACAGAGAATTAGGAAAGAGCGGACTTAAAGTTTCCGCATTGGGTTTGGGTTGTATGGGTATGAGTCACGGTTATGGTGCTGCCGCTGATAAGAAAAAAATGATTAACCTTATTCATCAGGCTATAGAAAAAGGAATCACTTTTTTTGATACTGCTGAAGTATATGGTCCATACACCAACGAGGAATTAGTAGGTGAAGCCTTAGAATCTTATCGGAAAGATGTAGTCATTGCTACCAAATGTGGTATTCAGATGGTCGACGGCAAACAAATTGTCATTGGTAAACCGGAAATAATACGAAGTTCCATCGAAGGTTCCCTCAGGCGTCTGCGGACAGATCATATCGATCTGTACTATCTACACCGTGTGGACCCGGATGTTCCTATAGAAAAAGTGGCAGAAACCATGAAAGAATTAAAACAAGAAGGCAAAATTCTACATTGGGGACTATCAGAAGCTGGTGTACAGACCATTCGTCGGGCACATCAGGTCTATCCGCTGACTGCCATTCAAAGCGAATACTCCATGTGGTGGCGCGAACCGGAGAAAGAATTATTGCCCACTTTCGAAGAACTGGGTATCGGTTTCGTCCCCTTCAGCCCGCTGGGTAAAGGTTTCCTGACGGGAAATATCAGCAAAGACACACAATTCGGTAAAGACGATTTCCGCAGTATCGTTCCACGCTTTACTGCTGAGAATCTGAATGCCAATCAGGTTATAGTTGATTTTGTGAGAAAGCTGGCGGAAGAGAAGAATGTAACGCCTGCACAGATTGCATTGGCTTGGGTACTTGCTGTAAAACCCTGGATCGCTCCCATTCCGGGAACCACCAAACTGAAACGCCTGAAAGAGAATATACAGAGTATAAATGTGGAAATAAGCCCGGAAGAGTTGACAAGGATAAATGATACACTTAATTCTATTCCAGTGTCAGGCGACCGCTATCCGGCAGAGTTAGCAAAAAGAGTAGGCAAATAA
- a CDS encoding helix-turn-helix domain-containing protein yields the protein MGTIVKLNTIQEYNMVMGVETLHPLVSVVDFSTLKSLKHGRKNFGFYCIFLKQLKCGELSYGRSTYDYQEGTLVFVAPSQVAGIDDDGETLNPQGKVLAFHPDLLRGTSLGRKMKDYSFFSYEANEALHMSERERQIILNCFVEIQEELERAIDKHSKDIIASTIELLLNHCQRFYDRQFITRENINKDILVRFENLLSDYFESDQPQTVGLPSVQYVADRLHLSPNYFGDLIKKETGKSAQESIQLFVIEKAKERLYDENKTVSEVAYELGFKYPHHLSRLFKKVVGMTPNEYRA from the coding sequence ATGGGTACAATCGTAAAATTGAATACTATTCAGGAGTATAATATGGTAATGGGAGTGGAGACATTGCATCCGCTCGTTAGTGTGGTTGACTTTTCAACATTGAAATCTTTAAAGCATGGACGTAAGAATTTTGGTTTCTACTGTATTTTTCTGAAACAGCTCAAGTGTGGAGAATTGTCTTATGGACGTAGTACGTACGATTATCAGGAAGGTACACTGGTATTTGTGGCTCCTAGTCAAGTGGCGGGAATTGATGATGACGGAGAGACACTGAATCCTCAAGGTAAGGTATTGGCTTTTCATCCGGATTTGCTGCGAGGTACTTCGCTGGGACGTAAAATGAAAGATTACAGCTTTTTCTCTTATGAGGCTAATGAGGCTTTGCATATGTCTGAGCGTGAACGGCAGATTATCCTTAATTGTTTTGTTGAAATACAAGAAGAATTGGAGCGTGCCATAGATAAGCATAGTAAAGATATTATAGCCTCTACGATTGAGCTTCTGCTGAACCATTGCCAGCGTTTTTATGACCGTCAGTTTATTACGCGTGAAAACATAAATAAAGATATTCTAGTGCGTTTTGAAAATCTACTCAGTGATTACTTTGAATCAGACCAACCGCAAACTGTCGGTTTACCATCCGTGCAATATGTTGCAGACCGATTGCATCTTTCTCCTAATTATTTTGGGGATCTGATAAAGAAAGAAACAGGTAAATCAGCTCAGGAATCCATTCAGCTCTTTGTGATAGAGAAAGCAAAAGAACGGCTTTATGATGAGAATAAGACTGTCAGCGAAGTTGCCTATGAACTGGGCTTCAAATATCCACATCATTTAAGCCGTCTGTTTAAAAAGGTGGTGGGGATGACACCAAACGAGTACAGAGCGTAG
- a CDS encoding sensor histidine kinase, whose protein sequence is MLSFDTYISRKLLLVGLISAVFIIYPNIACLPWDIKFLEGASCTGFYWYFVYRFFFFWGLICLLLRYNLRQLSTAQFKERFGRNFLYSLAAYAGFASISYWIHSYGIRTDFLGSTLISQFFILCSLCTLIGHISMLYSAQREKEREIERLRIENLQSQCDALANQINPHFFFNSLNGVQSLIRKKDDEKTLMYVHELSDIFRYILQSDKRGLVTLREELEFIQSFRYVMEVRFANKLVFSIQVDEVMQDELTLPVLSLLPLVENVTVHNMIDSEHKMEIIIRLNEQKELVVSNPIYPKLSPPDTNGTGLKNLENRFALLMNRQIRIECDENTFRVYLPLNKQN, encoded by the coding sequence ATGCTCTCATTTGATACTTATATAAGTCGTAAACTGCTGCTGGTTGGTCTGATTAGTGCAGTCTTTATCATATACCCTAATATAGCCTGTCTGCCGTGGGATATAAAATTTCTGGAAGGAGCAAGTTGTACGGGTTTTTATTGGTATTTTGTTTATCGTTTCTTTTTCTTCTGGGGACTGATTTGTCTGTTGTTACGTTATAATTTGCGACAACTGTCGACAGCGCAGTTTAAGGAACGTTTTGGCCGTAACTTCTTGTATTCATTGGCTGCCTATGCAGGCTTTGCGTCTATTTCCTATTGGATTCACTCTTATGGTATCCGTACTGATTTTCTGGGTAGTACATTGATCTCCCAATTCTTTATTCTGTGTTCTCTGTGTACGCTGATCGGGCATATTTCCATGTTATACTCCGCACAGCGTGAAAAAGAGCGTGAGATAGAACGTCTACGTATAGAGAATCTGCAAAGCCAATGTGATGCGTTGGCTAATCAGATCAATCCACATTTTTTCTTTAACTCCTTGAATGGAGTGCAATCGCTTATTCGGAAGAAGGATGATGAAAAAACGTTGATGTATGTGCATGAATTATCTGATATCTTCCGTTATATTCTTCAAAGTGATAAGAGAGGACTGGTTACTTTGAGGGAAGAACTGGAGTTTATTCAATCTTTCCGTTATGTGATGGAAGTACGCTTTGCCAATAAACTGGTTTTCTCGATCCAGGTGGATGAGGTTATGCAGGATGAACTGACGTTGCCTGTGCTTTCACTGCTTCCGCTGGTAGAGAATGTGACCGTTCATAATATGATAGACAGTGAGCATAAAATGGAAATTATCATCAGGCTGAACGAGCAAAAAGAACTGGTGGTGAGTAATCCCATTTATCCTAAATTGTCTCCTCCTGATACGAACGGAACCGGGTTGAAAAATCTGGAAAATCGTTTTGCCTTGTTGATGAACAGGCAAATACGGATAGAATGTGATGAAAATACATTCAGAGTATATCTTCCTTTAAATAAACAGAACTGA
- a CDS encoding MATE family efflux transporter produces MKELDLTQGSVPKVLLQFAVPFLIANVLQALYGGADLFVVGQYDDSASVAAVAIGSQVMQTITGIILGITTGTTVLIAIATGAKDDRQVASTIGSSIWLFSIIGIVLTLVMVLFHDRISSLMHTPTEAMEDTKSYILVCSVGILFIVGYNVVCGILRGLGDSKTPLYFVGLACIINIVLDFILVGAFHLGPTGAAIATVTAQGVSFTIALWFLYRRGFHFEFTRRDIRLNRVLSKRVLTLGAPIALQDALINVSFLIITVIVNQMGVIASASLGIVEKIIVFAMLPPMAISSAVATMTAQNYGAGLIQRMNKCLLSGIGFALIFGLSVCLYSQFLPETLTAFFTKDPAVVTMAAEYLRGYSIDCVVVSFVFCINSYFSGQGNSLFPMIHSLIATLLFRIPLSHWFSQIDSSSLFIMGFAPPISTVVSLFICIWYLRYTRKRNY; encoded by the coding sequence ATGAAAGAATTAGATTTGACACAGGGCAGCGTCCCTAAAGTACTATTACAATTTGCGGTTCCATTCCTGATAGCCAACGTGCTCCAGGCCCTTTACGGAGGTGCCGACCTTTTTGTTGTGGGACAATATGATGACTCTGCAAGCGTAGCGGCCGTAGCCATTGGTAGCCAAGTGATGCAAACCATTACAGGTATTATCTTGGGTATTACCACCGGAACAACCGTACTGATTGCCATTGCAACCGGAGCGAAAGACGACCGACAAGTGGCGTCTACAATCGGTTCTTCCATTTGGTTGTTTTCAATTATCGGCATCGTACTTACTCTGGTCATGGTATTGTTCCATGACCGAATTTCCAGCTTGATGCACACTCCGACAGAAGCTATGGAAGATACGAAAAGTTACATTCTGGTTTGCTCGGTCGGTATACTGTTTATTGTAGGCTATAATGTCGTGTGTGGTATCCTGCGCGGACTGGGTGATTCGAAAACACCACTCTATTTTGTGGGACTGGCCTGTATAATCAATATTGTCCTTGACTTTATATTAGTGGGAGCTTTTCATCTCGGTCCTACCGGGGCAGCCATTGCTACTGTAACGGCACAAGGTGTCAGCTTTACGATAGCACTCTGGTTTTTATACCGGCGCGGATTTCATTTCGAGTTTACACGACGGGATATCCGATTGAATAGAGTTTTATCTAAAAGAGTACTGACCTTGGGTGCCCCCATAGCATTGCAGGATGCATTGATCAATGTTTCATTCCTGATAATCACTGTGATTGTGAATCAGATGGGAGTCATTGCATCAGCTTCTCTGGGTATAGTCGAGAAAATTATTGTTTTTGCCATGTTACCTCCTATGGCTATATCATCGGCTGTAGCCACAATGACAGCACAGAATTACGGTGCAGGACTTATACAGAGAATGAATAAGTGCCTACTTTCCGGAATAGGATTTGCTCTTATTTTTGGCCTATCGGTTTGCCTGTATTCGCAATTCCTGCCGGAAACGCTCACGGCATTCTTCACTAAAGATCCTGCGGTGGTGACAATGGCAGCAGAATATCTACGGGGATACAGCATAGACTGTGTTGTGGTCAGTTTCGTTTTCTGTATCAATTCTTATTTCAGTGGACAGGGAAATTCGCTATTCCCTATGATTCACAGTCTGATAGCAACCCTCCTGTTCCGTATCCCGTTATCTCACTGGTTCAGTCAGATAGACAGTTCTTCACTGTTTATCATGGGCTTCGCTCCACCCATTTCTACAGTAGTTTCCTTATTTATATGTATCTGGTATCTGAGATATACACGAAAAAGAAATTACTAA
- a CDS encoding aldo/keto reductase, whose amino-acid sequence MQKVKLNNGIEMPILGFGVYQIEDQALCEQCVYDAIEAGYRSIDTAAAYGNEEAVGRAIKRSGIPREDLFITTKLWISDAGYDKAKKAFEASMKRLQLDYLDLYLIHQPFNDYYGAWRAMEELYKEGRIRSIGVSNFMPDRLVDLILHNEITPAVNQVETNPFYQQIEAEAFMQEKGVQVESWAPFAEGKNNMFQNETLASIAGKYGKSIAQVILRWLIQRNIVVIPKSIRKERIIENFNVFDFELKKEDMKKIAALDTNTSCFFSHRDPKMVEWLSGLH is encoded by the coding sequence ATGCAGAAAGTAAAATTAAATAATGGTATCGAAATGCCAATTCTCGGTTTCGGTGTATATCAAATCGAAGATCAAGCTTTGTGTGAACAATGTGTATATGACGCTATTGAAGCAGGTTACCGTTCCATAGATACGGCTGCCGCTTATGGTAATGAAGAAGCTGTAGGAAGAGCCATCAAACGCAGTGGCATCCCCCGCGAAGACTTGTTTATCACTACCAAACTCTGGATATCAGATGCCGGTTATGACAAAGCAAAGAAAGCCTTCGAAGCATCCATGAAACGTTTGCAACTCGATTATCTGGATCTGTACCTTATTCATCAGCCATTCAATGACTATTACGGTGCTTGGCGTGCTATGGAAGAATTATACAAGGAAGGTAGAATTCGTTCCATCGGCGTCAGCAACTTTATGCCCGACCGTCTGGTAGATCTGATCCTTCATAATGAAATCACACCTGCCGTCAATCAGGTAGAGACTAACCCTTTCTACCAACAAATCGAAGCAGAGGCATTCATGCAAGAGAAAGGTGTTCAGGTTGAATCATGGGCTCCATTTGCCGAAGGAAAAAACAATATGTTCCAGAATGAGACATTAGCGTCCATTGCAGGCAAATATGGTAAATCCATTGCACAAGTTATATTGCGATGGTTGATACAAAGAAATATTGTCGTTATCCCGAAATCCATCCGTAAAGAACGAATTATTGAAAACTTCAATGTATTCGATTTTGAACTGAAAAAAGAAGATATGAAAAAAATAGCAGCACTGGATACTAATACCAGTTGCTTCTTCTCACATCGTGATCCGAAGATGGTAGAGTGGCTGAGCGGATTACATTAG
- a CDS encoding potassium channel family protein, with protein sequence MKYIIIGLGNYGHMLAEELSALGHEVIGADVSASRVDSIKEKIATAFVLDATDEQALAVLPLNGVDVVVVAIGENFGASIRVVALLKQQKVEHIYARAIDNVHRSVLEAFDLERILTPEEDAARGLVHLLEFGANMETFRVDSNYYVVKFTVPEKMIGYYANELNLDKEFGLKLLALKRAKTLKNCLGISFTEHDVMNELPENDQVQAGDELVCYGRYKDFQKFWKAM encoded by the coding sequence ATGAAGTATATTATTATCGGTTTAGGAAATTACGGACACATGCTTGCCGAGGAATTGTCGGCATTGGGGCACGAAGTGATTGGTGCGGATGTGAGTGCAAGCCGTGTAGATAGTATAAAAGAAAAAATAGCTACAGCTTTTGTATTGGATGCAACTGACGAGCAGGCGCTTGCAGTTCTTCCTTTAAATGGAGTGGATGTGGTAGTAGTGGCTATTGGTGAGAATTTTGGCGCTTCCATTCGTGTAGTGGCTTTACTGAAACAACAGAAAGTGGAGCATATCTATGCGCGGGCTATTGATAATGTCCATCGTTCCGTACTTGAGGCTTTTGATTTGGAACGGATTTTAACTCCGGAGGAAGATGCTGCTCGTGGTTTGGTACATCTGTTGGAATTTGGTGCCAATATGGAAACATTCAGGGTGGACTCAAATTATTATGTAGTGAAATTTACTGTGCCGGAAAAAATGATAGGATACTATGCCAATGAATTGAATCTGGATAAAGAATTTGGTTTGAAGTTATTAGCATTGAAGCGTGCCAAGACTTTAAAGAACTGTCTGGGCATCTCATTTACAGAACATGATGTGATGAATGAATTACCTGAAAATGATCAAGTACAAGCTGGTGACGAACTGGTTTGTTACGGACGGTACAAGGACTTCCAGAAGTTTTGGAAAGCGATGTAA
- a CDS encoding TonB-dependent receptor, which produces MKKERFVLAFFTGCLISAVSLQAQTSKDSTKVARSYAINEVVVTGTRSETDVRHLPMTVSVVGRPQLEASQQTSVLPVLNSQVPGFFSTSRGVMGYGVATGASGQMSLRGIGGPAQAALPTTGLLVLIDGHPQYMGLMGHPIADAYQTMMAERVEVLRGPASVLYGSNAMGGVINIVTRKMQEDGIRTNINIGAGAYGSVQTEATNRIRKGRFSSTVTASYNRTDGHRADMAFEQYGGYAKLGYDFTDNWKVWGDVNVTRFNATNPGSVMKPYIDNDQRITRGMTSFALENHYEKTSGALSFFYNWGDHWINDGYQPGGEPLQYRFNSNDQMLGVSWYQSIQLFQGNRLTVGADYFHFGGEAWNQFFDGHRETSADKSLNEVAGYVDFRQDIAAWLTLDAGARVDYHSQTGTEFIPQVGLAFHLPENAEIKAMASKGFRNPTIREMYMFPPQNPDLKPEKLWNYELSFSQRLMDNRLSYGLNVFYINGENLIIRLPNPNGSGMLNQNSGEIENWGAEANVGYQFNPVWSVMANYSWLHMENPVLASPEHKLYGGVNFRKGRWSASTGIQYVKGLYTDLDAATKENFVLWDMQGSFKATNYLSFYVRGENLLAQRYEINAGYPMPKATFMGGVNINF; this is translated from the coding sequence ATGAAAAAAGAGAGATTTGTACTTGCATTCTTTACAGGCTGCCTGATTAGTGCGGTAAGCCTACAAGCACAAACCAGCAAGGACAGCACAAAGGTAGCAAGAAGTTATGCGATCAATGAAGTAGTAGTAACAGGTACGCGAAGTGAAACGGATGTACGCCATTTGCCCATGACCGTATCGGTAGTGGGACGTCCGCAACTTGAAGCGAGCCAGCAGACTTCCGTACTTCCGGTGTTGAATTCACAAGTGCCGGGCTTTTTCTCCACTTCACGTGGCGTAATGGGATATGGTGTAGCTACCGGTGCATCAGGGCAAATGTCTTTAAGAGGCATTGGAGGGCCCGCACAGGCCGCTCTTCCCACTACAGGATTATTGGTTTTGATAGACGGACATCCTCAGTATATGGGACTGATGGGACACCCCATTGCCGACGCATATCAGACTATGATGGCAGAACGTGTGGAAGTGCTCCGTGGCCCCGCATCCGTGCTTTATGGTTCTAACGCCATGGGTGGGGTTATTAACATTGTTACCCGTAAGATGCAGGAAGACGGAATACGTACAAACATCAACATTGGTGCGGGGGCCTATGGAAGTGTACAGACCGAAGCCACTAACCGCATAAGGAAAGGGCGCTTCAGTAGTACGGTGACTGCCTCTTATAACCGTACAGATGGACATCGCGCTGACATGGCTTTTGAACAGTACGGCGGATATGCCAAATTAGGCTATGACTTTACGGATAACTGGAAAGTTTGGGGCGATGTAAATGTCACTCGTTTCAATGCTACTAATCCGGGATCAGTAATGAAACCATATATAGACAATGATCAGCGCATAACACGTGGTATGACTTCTTTTGCATTGGAGAATCATTACGAAAAGACTTCCGGTGCATTGAGCTTTTTCTATAATTGGGGTGATCACTGGATAAATGACGGATATCAGCCAGGAGGAGAACCGCTTCAGTATCGTTTCAACTCTAACGATCAGATGCTTGGAGTATCATGGTATCAGAGCATACAACTTTTCCAGGGCAACAGACTGACTGTAGGAGCTGATTATTTTCACTTTGGAGGTGAGGCATGGAACCAATTCTTTGATGGGCATCGTGAAACTTCGGCGGATAAGTCGTTGAATGAAGTAGCAGGTTATGTAGATTTTCGTCAGGATATTGCTGCGTGGCTTACGCTGGATGCCGGAGCACGAGTAGATTATCATTCGCAAACGGGTACAGAGTTCATTCCGCAAGTAGGTTTGGCTTTCCATCTTCCGGAGAATGCAGAAATCAAAGCAATGGCAAGTAAAGGATTCCGTAATCCTACCATTCGTGAAATGTATATGTTTCCTCCGCAGAATCCGGATTTGAAACCTGAGAAACTTTGGAATTATGAGCTTTCTTTTTCACAACGTCTTATGGATAATCGTTTGTCCTATGGACTCAATGTGTTCTATATCAATGGTGAAAATCTCATTATACGTCTTCCAAATCCAAATGGTAGCGGTATGTTGAACCAGAATTCCGGCGAGATTGAAAACTGGGGAGCGGAAGCTAATGTAGGGTACCAGTTTAATCCGGTGTGGAGCGTGATGGCAAATTACAGCTGGCTTCATATGGAAAATCCGGTATTGGCTTCTCCAGAGCATAAACTGTATGGAGGAGTGAACTTCAGAAAAGGACGTTGGAGTGCATCTACGGGCATTCAGTATGTAAAAGGGCTTTATACTGATCTGGATGCTGCGACAAAAGAGAACTTCGTGTTATGGGATATGCAGGGAAGTTTTAAGGCGACAAATTATCTGTCATTCTATGTGCGTGGTGAGAACCTGTTGGCGCAACGTTATGAGATCAATGCAGGCTATCCTATGCCGAAAGCGACTTTTATGGGTGGAGTAAATATCAATTTTTAA
- a CDS encoding winged helix-turn-helix transcriptional regulator: MNRINIPNSSYADCPIRMILSRISDKWSILTLFTLTQAPVMRFNELQKTIPDISQKMLTVTLRTLEEDGLVKRQIYAQVPPKVEYSLTKRAMSLLPHINSLISWAQENMEDIINDRKKHKSE, encoded by the coding sequence ATGAATAGAATAAATATACCCAATAGCTCTTATGCCGATTGTCCTATTCGAATGATATTATCACGTATCAGCGATAAATGGTCAATACTGACTCTCTTCACTTTGACACAGGCTCCTGTTATGCGATTCAACGAACTACAAAAGACAATACCGGATATATCTCAGAAAATGTTGACAGTCACCCTCCGTACATTAGAAGAAGACGGATTGGTAAAAAGACAAATCTATGCACAGGTTCCCCCAAAAGTAGAATATTCACTCACTAAAAGAGCTATGTCTCTACTACCACATATAAACTCTTTAATTTCGTGGGCGCAGGAAAATATGGAAGATATAATCAATGACAGAAAAAAGCATAAGAGCGAATAA